A region of the Borrelia hispanica CRI genome:
ATTTTTTTTACATTTGCGTTGTTGATAATAGCTCTTTTAGCATAATTGAATGCATCACCAATTCCACCTTGAAAAGTAGTTCCAAATACTTGTCCAAGAGCAGTTCCAACCGCAATTTTACCTATTTCTTTAGCAGTGCGCTTAGTGCGATTTAGGAATCCGCTTTGCTTTTTTAACGATTTATATTCTAAGTCCATTAATTGTTTTTCGGACATGGTTGATCTTTGTATGGCGATTTTTTTTGCTTTTTTAAATTTCATGCCTTGGCTAATAAGTCTTTTAGTTTCTTGAAGTTTAAACTTTTCTATATTCTTTTGCCTTTTTTGTTCTTCCATTTTTAATTTTTCTTGTTTTTTTTGTTCTGCTAATTTTAATTTTTCATATTTACTTATTTTTGCAAGTTCAGCTTTTTTTTCTTTCAGATTGTGTTTCAATATTTTTTCAGTGCTATCGAGTCTTGTCCTTTTGGGTTTTAGAACTTTTTCAAGAATAGATATATCTTTTTCTAAAGACTTTTTGGTTGAAGCATGATCAAGTACACCTTTGAACTTAATAGTAAATCCAGTGTTATTCATAATATTCCTCTAGATAGAGACATCTCATATATCTTCATTTGAAGTTTTAAATCTGATATTTTATTAACTTCCATTAAATCTTTATAATTCAGTGTTTTTACTTCATTAAAGCTACAAATACCCATCATAACGGGGAAGTGATATTTATCTTTTTTTACATTCTCAAGGAATTTAAAATATGAATTTGTTATTTCTTGAAGAATATCACCTCTTTTATTTATTCTCATAGGCGTATACCTTTAAAATTCTGTTTTTTGTGAATCGAGATTTTGTATTATTTGTTCATAATTCCAACTATCGTCAATATAGTCAAATTTTACAAATCCACCATCAGTATTCAGATAATGACTTAAGTAAATAAGACTTGGTTTCTTAAAGTCTTCTTCTAAGTTAAATGTATCAAATTGAATTGAATAAAGTATTGCAATAAGATAATCCTTGTAGTAAGAAATATATTTTCTATTGTCATCTAAAATGAAGTAAAATTTGTCTAAAAAATCAGGTTTGATCATAATGTTTGTTATTGTCCTGAGATAATCAATATTATTGAGTTTATCAATACCATAATTTTGTGAAAAACCTAATATAGAATCCCATTGATAAACTGGTAATACTTTTACATCGAATGTGTGTGTTTCCTTTTTAGTTAAAATATTCATTTTATAAAGCTGAATCATAAATCCTCCTTAAATTTTAATTATTATGGTTTTTTTACTTCGCAATTAACAGCTCTAATTTCAAACGTAACCTTTTCTGCTTCAGCAGCATAGCTTCTTGATGGTTCTTCTGCAAAGAATGCATTATTAGATACAATGTGAATGTTTTCAAAGTCATTAAATACAAGGCTTAGCAGTTTTTCATATGTACTCTCTTTTACATTGTAAAATTGATTTTGAGACATATCTGTTAGTAGCTTGTAATCATAAGATCCAATAGTTACTTCAACATTAAATATGAAAGTAATAGTTTTAGGGTCTCTAAAACTAACTACCGGAAAT
Encoded here:
- a CDS encoding DUF1322 family protein, translating into MRINKRGDILQEITNSYFKFLENVKKDKYHFPVMMGICSFNEVKTLNYKDLMEVNKISDLKLQMKIYEMSLSRGIL
- a CDS encoding DUF1473 family protein; this encodes MIQLYKMNILTKKETHTFDVKVLPVYQWDSILGFSQNYGIDKLNNIDYLRTITNIMIKPDFLDKFYFILDDNRKYISYYKDYLIAILYSIQFDTFNLEEDFKKPSLIYLSHYLNTDGGFVKFDYIDDSWNYEQIIQNLDSQKTEF
- a CDS encoding DUF1463 family protein, with the translated sequence MDHVYNLTKIFFSIKDKHIQSGKLELTSEPTTRAVSSTEDMGFPVVSFRDPKTITFIFNVEVTIGSYDYKLLTDMSQNQFYNVKESTYEKLLSLVFNDFENIHIVSNNAFFAEEPSRSYAAEAEKVTFEIRAVNCEVKKP